The Aneurinibacillus migulanus genome contains the following window.
GGACAGGCCCGCTATACTATGGTAGCGAGCCTGTCTTTTTTATTTCTTGCAAAGCTCTAAAAGTATGGTACAATATGAGACGGCAAAGAACGGACCCGACTTTCTTAAGAGAAGAAAGTTAAACACTGAATGTATTTTACATAGTAACGGCATCGATTTTCTTGAGAGGAGAAGATCAATTCATAAAGAAAGAGAGGATTATTGTTTAGTTTGAATAACATAAAAACTTTATGGTTTTCTAACGTTAAGGGTGATGTGTTAGCAGGCATGACGGTAGCATTGGCGCTGATCCCAGAGGCGATTGCTTTCTCCATTATCGCAGGCGTAGATCCTATGGTGGGATTGTACGCATCCTTCTGCATGGCTGTTATTATTTCCTTTTTCGGTGGACGGACAGGAATGATTTCAGCGGCGACGGGGGCAATGGCATTAGTAATGGTGACTCTCGTGAAAGAACATGGACTGGAGTATTTATTAGCTGCCACGGTGCTCACCGGTATCATCCAGTTCTGTATGGGAATGCTCAAGCTGGGGAGATTCATTACATTCGTGCCACACTCCGTTGTGCTTGGATTTGTCAATGCGTTAGCGATTCTGATTTTCATGGCTCAACTGCCGCATTTTTACGGAGAATCATGGCAAATGTATGCGATGGTAGTAGGTACGCTTGCAATTATTTATATTTTACCGAGATTTACGAAAGCCGTGCCTTCCCCTTTGATTGCAATTATTGTTATGTCCATTATCGCCATCTATACGGGAGCGCAGGTTCGAACCGTCGGGGATATGGGAGAAATCACACGAGCGCTTCCGGTGTTTCATCTTCCCGCATTTCCAATCTCGTTTGAAAGCTTATTAATTATTCTTCCGTATTCTTTCACATTGGCTCTTGTAGGTATTCTGGAATCGCTCATGACGGCGACCATTCTTGATGAAATGACGGAAACGAAAAGCGATAAAAACAAAGAGGTAAAAGGCCAGGGAATCGCCAATATCGTAACAGGCTTCTTTGGCGGTATGGCTGGCTGTGCCATGATTGGACAATCGGTTATCAATGTGAAATCGGGCGGGAGAGGAAGACTTTCCACTTTTGTAGCAGGCGTGTTCCTCCTTTTCCTCATCATGGTATTGGGTGATGTTGTTAAGCAAATTCCGATGGCCGCTCTCGTTGGCGTTATGATTATGGTTTCTATTGGTACGTTTAATTGGCACTCATTGATGGAATTGCGAAAAGTCCCACGTAGCGATGCGCTGGTGATGATCGTGACCGTTGCGATTGTAGTAGCGACACACGATTTGGCTAAAGGGGTTATTGCTGGTGTTATTATTAGCGCATTAGTATTCGGCTGGAAAATGGCTCGATTACATGCGAAAACGGCTACCGAGGCTTCCGGGATGAAGAGCTACACGATTTCTGGACAATTGTTCTTTGGAACCATGACACACTTTGTGGATGTATTCGACTTTAATGGTGACCCGGACAACATCGTAATTGATTTTAGCCATTCACATATTTGGGATCATTCTGCTGTTACAGCCATTGCGAAAGTTGTGGATAAATATCAAAAAGTAGATAAGAAGGTTAAAATCGTTGGAATGAACGAGGAAAGTCAGCTCCTTGTCGAGCGCATCGGGCTTTCCGTGCCTTCGGGACAATAAAAGGAAACCTTGGCCATTGTTCTGGCCAAGGTTTCTTTACTGTGTGGAGTGTGTAGCGCAAAGAGCGAAAATGACCGGCAGCTGTCTTCTACCTTTAGGTAAGTGCTTTTCTTTTTCCTCTAATCAGTTCTCTTTCCTTGCCTCTCGTGTCTTTTCTTTCTTTTGATTTAATAAAGAATGACAGTACTACACCAATGGCGGATATGAATGCGGCAACTGTAAACGCCATATTTACACCGAAAATCATACCTTCTGCGCCTGCCTCTGGAGGAGTATTCAATGCACTGTTCGTCATAACCGTAATAAGAAGTGCCGTTCCGATTGAACCTGCTACTTGCCGCAGTGTATTGTTCATTGCCGTACCATGCGGTATTAATCTTTTAGGCAGTTCATTTAATCCTGCTGTCGTAACCGGCATCATAACCATTGCAATCCCTATCATTCGTATCGTATTCACCGTAGTTAAATAGGCGAACGACGTAGTAGAGGTCAAATCGGTAAACATAAAGGTTGTTACTGTTACAACCGTTAAACCAAGTATAGCTAACCACCTTGCTCCGACCTTATCAAAAATTCGTCCGGTGATCGGCGACATAAATCCTGTTAGAAGTGCTCCCGGTAAAAGCATCATTCCCGATTCCATTGCCGTAAAGTGATGCATATTCTGCATGTAAATCGGAAGGATAGTCGCTCCCCCGATCATGGATATGAAAACGACAATTCCGATTACGGTTGTAAGTGCGAAAACCCTGTATGTAAATACCCTGAATTCAAGCATGGGCTGAGGTAAAATAAACTGTCGCCATATAAACAAACCAAGTGAAAGGGCACCAACAAGCATGGTTATCAGTACTTCGCTACTTCCCCAACCGATGTTCCCTGCGCTGCTAAATCCGTACAATAAACCACCGAAGCCTAATGAGGATAAAACAACGGATAAAACGTCCAACTTAGGAAACGTCCGTTCAGTTACATTTTTTAACATGAAGTATGTAGCGATAAGGACAATCAGAGTAATCGGTAAAATAATAAAAAAGAGTATACGCCAGGGATAATAATCCACAATCCAACCAGAAAGAGTCGGACCGATTGCCGGAGCAAAGGCGATGACCAATCCGAACATCCCCATAGCCTTGCCACGTTCTTCGACAGGATAAATAATAAACAATACCGTTTGCATTAACGGCATTATAATTCCTGCACCAGCCGCTTGAACAACTCTGCCGAACAGTAAAACCGGATAGGTAGGTGCAATTCCACATATGAGTGTACCCAAAGCAAAAATGCCCATGGCGGAAAGAAACATCTGTCTTGTGGTAAACCGTTCAATTAAAAAAGCAGTAATGGGTATCATCACACCATTGACAAGCATAAAAGCGGTCGTTAACCATTGCGCCGTATTTGCAGAAAGGTGCAAATCCCTCATAATATGCGGCAAAGCTGTAGCTAACAACGTCTGATTGAGAATGGCTACGAATGCGCCTGAGATTAATACCATGACAAGAGGCAATTGGTTAAAATTTTGAGCGGACTGTTCTTGCGTAGTTTTCATTTTCATTCCCTCCTTTGCCGCGTTTTTTATGCCCTTATATCGATTTATTATTTGTTAATCTCAGATTTTTACACTGCTTCTATATACATCTGATTTGATACATCGGCAAATTCTTGTGGTGAGAGGAAAGAAAAGAAGGAAGGGCGGTGGGCTGGAACGGTCGGAAAAAGACACATTTGCCTTTCCTTCATAGGAATCATCACCTTTAAGACGTGTATGATTCTTTGTTTATACATTCCTGACAAGCTCCTGAAGCTGATCTTTAACGTTATCCTTACTTAATCCACCGTGATAACAAACCACCGTTTCAATGTCGAAGTCCAAACATTTTTTCAAGGAACGGAAGGCTGTGTCCATATCCGGGGTGGATTGTGGATGGGGTCCCTTCAAGGAGCCTTCTACACTAAACATGGCATCCCCAACAACCAGGGTTTTGCTTTTCTTCAAATAAAGACTAATATGTCCGGGCGTATGTCCGGGCGTAAAAATAACGTGAATCCCTCCACAATATGGAAGATCTTGGCCGTCTGCTAACGTTCTGTCTACTTTGGCCTTCGGAGGATTATCCAAAAAGGCTAGCACTTTCCGACGCTCATCTTCTGGAAGACCTTCCAATTGCCATGCCATACTATCGGGATTCCCTTTCATAAGAGGCAACTTTCCCTCGATATAGGGTTTATCCAACTCATGAGCGTATACCTCAATGCCCTCACCAGCTTCCTGCAGGATTTCGGGGAGACTACCGATGTGGTCAAGATCCTGATGTGTCAGAATAACGGCTTTCAATCTGTCCAAGGACACTCCAGCCTCGTTCATGGCCGCACGTATTTGCTCCAATTGCCCCGGAGTACCGGTATCGATCAGAATGGCGGTTTCATCGTCCCAAATCAGAGTGGGATTCAATTCTGCACGACTGCCGAAAGTTTCAATCTGTAATTCCAGCATTTCTACCCCATCCGAGATTTTCATCATGCATCTCTCCTTGTATACGATTTAGTACGTGACTTGTATCGATTGGCGATTCATCTAGAATTTGATAAATAATATATGAAAATCCCCCTTTCAAATGTTTGATTCCCTTGTTAATTTATAAACGAATAATGGGGTTGATAAGATACTGTAGTTTTACGATTTTAATAACGAATGTTTCTATCCACCCGTAAGTTACAAATAATTTAAATATTATGTCTATTATGGCGTGCAACATGTGAAGTGGTTTCTTATCAATGGCTATTTTTGAAAAAACTATTGAGGAAATTATTCATCAATAAGGGAAATTTGGATTGGAGGATCGTCCAGGCGGGGAACATGAAGCGTAACTTGCTGATGTGGGATTGTGTCATGTCTACTCGTTCGGTAAATCGTGTGGTGAAGGTTCCCAGACCCTGTTGTCCGATCTCCAATGCAATATCGCGAATGCCCAGATTCGTGCGTAACAATAAATCTTTTGCCTTTTGCAATTGGAGGGAACGGATTTTTATGAAAAATTAGGCTTATTCTGATTCACCGTACAGGCACACGATAGGCTATTATCACATAGGTTGAAGATAAGGCGAAAATCATCTGGGGGTGACCGTAATGGCAGGCTTGCTAGCGGTAGTAACGATGTTTTTCAAGGATCTCATGCTGTTTGTGTCGTACATCAAAAATAATGCATTTCCGCAGCCGTTGAGTGAAGAGGAAGAGAACAAGTATCTGGATCTGATGGCGGAGGGGAATAAGTATGCACGGAATATGCTGATTGAGCATAATCTTCGACTGGTGGCACATATTGTTAAGAGATTGTAAACACAGCCCAATGTCAAAACAGCGCAGCAAGTATCGTGATTTCATCGAGTTTTCAATTGAGGCGGCTAAGCAGGAATAATGAGAAGATGATTGTTGAGAAACCGGATTGGCGATTGAGTCTTGGGTAATATGATGTGTTTTGAAAAGGGACAAGCCTGCTGGAAGAAGTTTCTCGGCAGGCTTTTTCTGTGAAGATAAGAATCAGTATTAAAGTTTGCTGTTGATTTTTCAGCGATAAAAAGACGGGTATTATTTATCCTTGTTATTGAACTAACGATTTCCGTTAGTGTAAAAACGGGGACACTATTATTTAATAAAACTTTGCAAGACAGTCACATCATTTGCGTATATTTGTTCATCAGATGCATTAAAAATTAAATTATTATACATTGTTACCCCATTTTCTTGAACATCGAATATAGACTGATCGCTGTTATGATTGTTTGAATTTGTTATTAGTAAAGCTAACGATGGGGAGAGTGGGTAGTATAGTTCAAGTTCTTTTGCTTCTTCATAGACAGAATAGTCCGCAAATGTATTGATTACTGGTTGATCACCTGTTATGAAGGGAACGGGACTAATATTTCTTAGCATCAGAACACGAAAAGTACTACTCGAGCTAAGAGCAATAGCAAGATTTGTAGCAAGTATAAAATAGAGTACACTCCAAATATTTTGAATAAGAGTAGGAGATATAGGCAACGAACCCGACGCAAAGGATTTGAGTACGTTATTCTTTATCATGTTGGTTCTGAAATACTGTAAACATAAGAAAAACATAAAATCAAATTTTCCATTTTCACTTTTAAGAAAATCGATATTGCCACTTTTTAGGGAATCTAAATACGGCAGAGTTGCTTCTTCTATTTCACTATGAAAATCCTCTACAAGGTTATTCATAATCAAATCCAGTTTTAATTCTTTTTCATCATCCCACTTTCCTGCATGTTCTAAAAGCTCTTTCTGTCTGAATACGCTTGTAAACATATTTATCCAATTTTTATTTATCTGTTGAATTTCTTCAGTCCAATAATCCATGATAAAGCCTTGTTCAATAATCGATATTTCATGTCGGCTAATATTTCTTAGTCTATAAAAATCTCGAGCTTTGGCAATATTCTTTGGATTTACTGGAAATAACTTATTATTTCTCAAACAAAATAAATTTCCTGAATCATCAGTCCATGAGGTTAGGTAATATCTCCAGACATAATGCTGTCCTCGTTTTTTCTCCATTTCGGTTCAACTCTTTCATTATTTAGATGAAATCATGAAAATAAAAAAGAATATCTACAAGAAATCTTTATTATTATACATTATTCTTCCACTATCGTGCCCGTTGAATAAGGAAAAATCAGAAATATAAAAGAGGCAACCATCTATAGCCATGTATAGTGGTTGCCCCTTTTACTTCGAGTCCTATTTTATAAAGCATTCAAATTATTGATGGATCATACTTTCAGTTTGGACAAGCATGAAGTAAAGACTTTGTAAACAATACCCTATGTCAAAATAACGTAGCGAGTATTATAATTTCATCGAGTTTTCGTTTGAAACGGTTGAGCAGAAATAACGAGAAGACGTTCGTTCGTAGAAAAGAAAAACCGATGATTAAACTTAGGATAAGAAAAAGATATGTATTTTTGAGATTCATATGGGTTAGCTAATTTTAAAAAGGATAAACCTGCTAAAATTTTAGCAGGTTTGTAAAAGAGATAGTTACAGGGCTCATTTTATAAATAACTATCATTGTATGTAATGCTTGTATAAATGCTTAATTATCTAAGGGATGTTTACTTAAATGTCGATTAAGTATGGATGAAATTTCCTTGAAGTGTCGATCTGATGTATCTGGGAGCCCCTCACTTTTTCTTACTAATAAACCCATATCTTTAAAAATAGATAGACTTTTTTCATAGTCCTCAAAGATGTAGTTAATTAATTCCATAATTTCAGCAGAAGACTTTTTTGATTGATCAGCTAATTTTCTTATTTCTTCTGCTACAACAGAAAAACCTTTACCATTTTCTCCAGCCCTTGACGCTTCGATAGAAGCATTTAAAGCTAATAAATTAGTTTGATTGGATATTTCAGTTATTGTATTAGCAAAATTTCTAATTTCTTTTGTTTTATTACCTAAATTAGTCATTGACATGTTTAGTTTATCTGTTAAAGAGTTGATTGATTTTATCTCAGTAAGAAATTGCTCTACATTATTTTGATATTTTTCTGATAAATCTTTACTGATTTTTAGGATTTCCTCCTTGGTAACCGCAATTTCATTACTGGTTAAAGTATCGTTATTTGTTTTAACGAGAAGATCTTTAACTACAATAGAAGGATTGGGGAATTTTTCTTCTTTTTTATTAATATTAGAAGAAGTAAGTTCCACTATTGTTTTAGAACTTTCAGCGATAGATGTAAGTTGTAAATTTAATAGTTGAATCGTATTGATTAGATTATTTATATCATTTTTATTAAGATTGTCTTCTTGCTCTGAAGTTTCTATAAACAATTGGTCAATTTCTTCTGATTCGATTTTTTCATCCTGATCTAAAATAATCAATTGCTCGATTTCTGAACCATTAATGTATATCTCTCGATGGTCATCTTTTCTTTTCAATATATATTCACTGTCTTTAGTAATAAGCAGTAAATTTGCTTGCAGTTTTGCTCCATTTTTCAGTTTTATTGCTATATTTTTCATTTTATTTGATTTTAAGAAAAAACTTACACTGGATATAGACATTATTAAAGAGAGAATGCAGGAAATAGCCATAAAAAATATATCTACAGGGTTTGTAATTTTTTTGTATACCAATGTAAAGAAAATAAATAAGAATAGTAGTATAAGGAATAATAAAATTACTTCTATAACTGAGTAGATTTTTCTTAATTTTTCTTTATTCTTTAATCGTATACGAATACGCAATAAAAGCACTAAAAATAAAAGAAGTATAGTACTGATGAGCACAAGATTTTCATTACTGTTATCTCCGAAAAAGAAAATTAAAAGAACTTCAACTAAGCATGTTAAAGTAATTATAATGGGGAGTTTTTTACCATTTAAAAATTCATCTTTAATTTCTTCATATTTTGTAGTTCTTACCATGTTTTCACTTGAAAATATTCCTAAGGCAACGATTAAACCTGTTACATAAATAATAATCTGAACTAGAGAAGCGAGTTCTTTCCAATACTTGAACCCTAAAAATTCGTCCATTTACATCACCCTTTCTCCGCAATAAATACAACGATTCTATTGTAATGTTTTTCTGATTCTTTAGCATTAATTAAATAGTAAAATATACTTATAATATTCTCGATAACATTAGATATCAAAAGAAATATATTATTATCATAATTTTGTTAAGCGGATTTATATTATTTTTTTTACAATTTATAGAATGTGATCTAAACTGCTGGAATCTAGATGCAGAGCAAGCTTGATAAAAGTAAGAAGGTTCAGGGGTAACAATAATGTAAATCAAACAATGCAGCTGCATTTTTAGTTTACTTAATGTATAATCTAGATAAAGGAAAAACTAAGAACGTATATTCTTATTAAGGGTGAATATTGATGAAGTTTAGAAAAGGAGAACTGTTCTGCGGTCCAGGTGGCTTAGCGTTAGGTGCAAAAGAAGCTAAATATATGCATCCTGAGACAGGAGAAGTTTTTGAGTTTGAACATGCATGGGCGAATGACATTGATGAATGGGCCTGCGAAACATTTAGAACGAACATCTGTCCGGACAGACCTGATTCTGTAGTCTGCGGAGACGTCCGGGAGCTTGATATTAAATCATTAGGAGAGAAATTTGGTGAGATCGATGCCTTTACATTTGGCTTTCCCTGCAACGACTACAGCATTGTAGGAGAGCATAAAGGAATGGAAGGAAACTATGGACCGCTGTATTCTTATGGAGTAAAGATTTTAAATGAGTACAATCCGTTGGTATTTATTGCTGAGAACGTTGGGGGCTTGCAGAGCGCAAATGAGGGGAAAGCATTTCTCGGCATTCTAAATGACTTAGCCAGCGCCGGAAAATATGGATACAAACTGGTACCTCATCTTTATAAGTTTGAAGAGTATGGTGTTCCGCAACGGCGCCATCGAATTATCATTGTAGGTATCAGAAAGGACCAGGATGTTGCATTTAGAGTTCCTGAACCGACCCATAAAGAAAAGTACAGGACAGCCAGTGAAGCACTAGCAGACATTCCTGAAGATGCGCTAAATCATGAGTTTACCCGTCATAAGAAAAAAGTGGTAGAGATGCTTAATCATATTGCTCCTGGAGGAAATGCATGGAGTGAGAGTATTCCAGAGGAACTCCGCTTAAATGTGAAAAAAGTGCGCATGAGCCAGATTTACAGACGACTTCATCCAGACCAGCCATCCTATACAGTTACAGGTTCTGGAGGCGGTGGTACACACGGCTACCATTGGGAGGAGCCGAGGGCGCTTACCAACCGGGAGCGTGCTCGCTTACAGACTTTCCCAGATGACTATGAGTTCATCGGTAAAAAAGAGATGGTAAGAAAGCAGATCGGTATGGCCGTTCCGCCGGATGGAGCCAAAATAATTTTGGAAGCTGTACTTAAAACCTTCGCTCGGATCGAATATCCAAGTATTAATTCAAAATGGGATTTCGAAAGCGTGAGCGCCGAGCAGGTTATTGAAGAGGTACAGGAAATTATGTAGCAAAAGCCCGAGAAGCTGTTATCTTCTCGGGCTTTTGCATGATATACGAGTAGAGATTCCTTATTTTTTATTTTAGCTTCTGAAATCCATATAGTATAAATAATCTTGAATTTTATAAACACGAACGTACGTCCTTCCATACTCCAGCAGATCCTCTATAGTCACCATAAAACCGAGAGGAAGGTTAAGTCGCTGTCTGAAATATATACCTAAAATACTGTTATTGTCACAA
Protein-coding sequences here:
- a CDS encoding MBL fold metallo-hydrolase; its protein translation is MKISDGVEMLELQIETFGSRAELNPTLIWDDETAILIDTGTPGQLEQIRAAMNEAGVSLDRLKAVILTHQDLDHIGSLPEILQEAGEGIEVYAHELDKPYIEGKLPLMKGNPDSMAWQLEGLPEDERRKVLAFLDNPPKAKVDRTLADGQDLPYCGGIHVIFTPGHTPGHISLYLKKSKTLVVGDAMFSVEGSLKGPHPQSTPDMDTAFRSLKKCLDFDIETVVCYHGGLSKDNVKDQLQELVRNV
- a CDS encoding SulP family inorganic anion transporter — protein: MNNIKTLWFSNVKGDVLAGMTVALALIPEAIAFSIIAGVDPMVGLYASFCMAVIISFFGGRTGMISAATGAMALVMVTLVKEHGLEYLLAATVLTGIIQFCMGMLKLGRFITFVPHSVVLGFVNALAILIFMAQLPHFYGESWQMYAMVVGTLAIIYILPRFTKAVPSPLIAIIVMSIIAIYTGAQVRTVGDMGEITRALPVFHLPAFPISFESLLIILPYSFTLALVGILESLMTATILDEMTETKSDKNKEVKGQGIANIVTGFFGGMAGCAMIGQSVINVKSGGRGRLSTFVAGVFLLFLIMVLGDVVKQIPMAALVGVMIMVSIGTFNWHSLMELRKVPRSDALVMIVTVAIVVATHDLAKGVIAGVIISALVFGWKMARLHAKTATEASGMKSYTISGQLFFGTMTHFVDVFDFNGDPDNIVIDFSHSHIWDHSAVTAIAKVVDKYQKVDKKVKIVGMNEESQLLVERIGLSVPSGQ
- a CDS encoding DNA cytosine methyltransferase; translation: MKFRKGELFCGPGGLALGAKEAKYMHPETGEVFEFEHAWANDIDEWACETFRTNICPDRPDSVVCGDVRELDIKSLGEKFGEIDAFTFGFPCNDYSIVGEHKGMEGNYGPLYSYGVKILNEYNPLVFIAENVGGLQSANEGKAFLGILNDLASAGKYGYKLVPHLYKFEEYGVPQRRHRIIIVGIRKDQDVAFRVPEPTHKEKYRTASEALADIPEDALNHEFTRHKKKVVEMLNHIAPGGNAWSESIPEELRLNVKKVRMSQIYRRLHPDQPSYTVTGSGGGGTHGYHWEEPRALTNRERARLQTFPDDYEFIGKKEMVRKQIGMAVPPDGAKIILEAVLKTFARIEYPSINSKWDFESVSAEQVIEEVQEIM
- a CDS encoding DUF4238 domain-containing protein; this translates as MEKKRGQHYVWRYYLTSWTDDSGNLFCLRNNKLFPVNPKNIAKARDFYRLRNISRHEISIIEQGFIMDYWTEEIQQINKNWINMFTSVFRQKELLEHAGKWDDEKELKLDLIMNNLVEDFHSEIEEATLPYLDSLKSGNIDFLKSENGKFDFMFFLCLQYFRTNMIKNNVLKSFASGSLPISPTLIQNIWSVLYFILATNLAIALSSSSTFRVLMLRNISPVPFITGDQPVINTFADYSVYEEAKELELYYPLSPSLALLITNSNNHNSDQSIFDVQENGVTMYNNLIFNASDEQIYANDVTVLQSFIK
- a CDS encoding MDR family MFS transporter, with amino-acid sequence MKTTQEQSAQNFNQLPLVMVLISGAFVAILNQTLLATALPHIMRDLHLSANTAQWLTTAFMLVNGVMIPITAFLIERFTTRQMFLSAMGIFALGTLICGIAPTYPVLLFGRVVQAAGAGIIMPLMQTVLFIIYPVEERGKAMGMFGLVIAFAPAIGPTLSGWIVDYYPWRILFFIILPITLIVLIATYFMLKNVTERTFPKLDVLSVVLSSLGFGGLLYGFSSAGNIGWGSSEVLITMLVGALSLGLFIWRQFILPQPMLEFRVFTYRVFALTTVIGIVVFISMIGGATILPIYMQNMHHFTAMESGMMLLPGALLTGFMSPITGRIFDKVGARWLAILGLTVVTVTTFMFTDLTSTTSFAYLTTVNTIRMIGIAMVMMPVTTAGLNELPKRLIPHGTAMNNTLRQVAGSIGTALLITVMTNSALNTPPEAGAEGMIFGVNMAFTVAAFISAIGVVLSFFIKSKERKDTRGKERELIRGKRKALT
- a CDS encoding methyl-accepting chemotaxis protein, producing the protein MDEFLGFKYWKELASLVQIIIYVTGLIVALGIFSSENMVRTTKYEEIKDEFLNGKKLPIIITLTCLVEVLLIFFFGDNSNENLVLISTILLLFLVLLLRIRIRLKNKEKLRKIYSVIEVILLFLILLFLFIFFTLVYKKITNPVDIFFMAISCILSLIMSISSVSFFLKSNKMKNIAIKLKNGAKLQANLLLITKDSEYILKRKDDHREIYINGSEIEQLIILDQDEKIESEEIDQLFIETSEQEDNLNKNDINNLINTIQLLNLQLTSIAESSKTIVELTSSNINKKEEKFPNPSIVVKDLLVKTNNDTLTSNEIAVTKEEILKISKDLSEKYQNNVEQFLTEIKSINSLTDKLNMSMTNLGNKTKEIRNFANTITEISNQTNLLALNASIEASRAGENGKGFSVVAEEIRKLADQSKKSSAEIMELINYIFEDYEKSLSIFKDMGLLVRKSEGLPDTSDRHFKEISSILNRHLSKHPLDN